A genomic window from Terriglobales bacterium includes:
- a CDS encoding zinc metalloprotease HtpX — protein sequence MGNTFKTAFLLTAMTLLLMMLGRAFGGPNGMVWALGLAVVMNFVAYFYSDKLALAAYRAQPATREQLPQVYDTVERLTQRMGMPMPKLYVIPTDSPNAFATGRNPNHASVAVTVGILKLLNNEELEGVLAHELGHVKNRDILISSIAATLAGAITYFASIARWGLIFGGYGGRGDRDRGGGIGALLMLFLAPLAAMLIQLAVSRSREYAADATGAELTGNPYGLARALEKLDAYSKRLPMAASPSSAHLFIVKPLSGADFAGLFATHPPIPKRIERLIGRAGVQV from the coding sequence ATGGGAAACACCTTCAAGACGGCATTTCTGCTCACCGCGATGACGCTGCTGCTCATGATGCTGGGGCGCGCGTTCGGCGGCCCGAACGGCATGGTGTGGGCACTGGGGCTGGCCGTGGTGATGAATTTCGTCGCCTATTTCTATTCCGACAAGCTGGCACTGGCGGCCTACCGGGCGCAACCCGCTACCCGCGAGCAGTTGCCCCAGGTCTATGACACTGTGGAGCGGCTGACGCAGCGCATGGGTATGCCCATGCCCAAGCTGTACGTCATCCCCACCGACTCGCCCAACGCTTTCGCCACCGGCCGCAACCCGAACCACGCGTCCGTGGCGGTGACCGTGGGCATCCTGAAGCTACTGAACAATGAAGAACTGGAAGGCGTGCTGGCGCACGAACTGGGCCACGTGAAGAACCGCGATATTCTCATCAGCTCGATTGCGGCGACGCTGGCCGGCGCCATCACGTATTTCGCCAGCATCGCCCGCTGGGGCCTGATCTTCGGCGGCTACGGCGGCCGTGGCGATCGCGATCGCGGTGGCGGGATCGGCGCTCTGCTCATGCTGTTCCTGGCCCCGCTGGCGGCCATGCTCATCCAGCTCGCCGTTTCGCGCTCGCGTGAGTACGCCGCCGACGCCACCGGCGCCGAGCTGACCGGCAATCCCTATGGGCTGGCACGGGCCCTGGAGAAGCTGGACGCCTATTCCAAGCGCTTGCCCATGGCGGCCTCGCCTTCCAGCGCGCACCTGTTCATCGTGAAGCCGCTCTCGGGCGCGGACTTTGCTGGCCTGTTTGCCACCCATCCGCCGATTCCCAAGCGCATCGAGCGACTGATCGGGCGGGCAGGCGTGCAGGTTTAG
- a CDS encoding heme lyase CcmF/NrfE family subunit, with translation MAEFGSYALLLSLALSVYCFGAGLMALLPGASERLGETARRAGIALFVALSGACVALVVSAFVNDFSNSYIARHSNRELGSAYKFAVLWSGQEGSLLFWAWLLAGYGLLVRVRHRVDTRLVAYASLILAGVEVFFLLLVNFAAHPFALLQGNIPADGNGLNPLLQYPEMVIHPPMLYLGYVGFTVPFAFALGALIMRYPGEKWIHITRRWTMVTWCFLTIGIFLGGHWAYSVLGWGGYWGWDPVENASLMPWLTGTAFLHSVMMQEKRGMLKVWNMWLIFSTFLLSILGTFLTRSGVVSSVHAFAQSSIGTWFVVFLALTFSVCLFFFLRNRDHLKSENRLESLLSRESSFLFNNLVLLVACFAVLWGTLFPILSEWVQGTKITVGPPFFNRVNIPIGLFLLLLTGVGPLLAWRRTSWESLKRSFGIPALFGALTAIALILSGMRPWQDASVAYSIMAIALAVLVTLTIATEFVRGGRVISSHTGQNLMAAMVQLTRRNTRRYGGYIVHFGMVVLFVGLAGAAFNRDVEQEMGFGDSMTIGPYTLVSRAYTQDDNANAFRDLAILDVYKNGSFIATMYPERRFYKASDQTATIVANRSTLKEDLYLVYAGKNEETDRPIIKAHLNPLVMWVWIGVGIVVLGTLIAMLPNLQPAAAVARTRAAEPRAETAKESEAVEVGD, from the coding sequence ATGGCTGAGTTTGGCAGCTACGCGCTCCTGCTCTCGCTGGCCCTGAGCGTCTATTGCTTCGGCGCCGGCCTGATGGCGCTTTTGCCTGGCGCTTCCGAGCGCCTGGGTGAGACGGCTCGCCGCGCCGGGATTGCCCTCTTCGTCGCGCTTTCGGGCGCGTGTGTCGCCCTGGTGGTCTCTGCCTTCGTCAACGATTTCTCCAACTCCTACATCGCCCGGCACAGCAATCGGGAACTCGGCTCCGCTTACAAGTTCGCTGTGCTCTGGTCCGGACAGGAGGGCTCGCTCTTATTCTGGGCCTGGCTGCTGGCCGGATACGGCTTGCTGGTCCGTGTGCGCCATCGTGTGGATACCCGGCTGGTGGCCTACGCCTCGCTCATTCTGGCGGGAGTGGAGGTCTTCTTCCTGCTGCTGGTCAACTTCGCCGCTCATCCCTTCGCGCTGCTGCAGGGCAACATTCCCGCCGACGGCAACGGCCTGAATCCGCTGCTGCAGTATCCCGAGATGGTGATCCACCCGCCCATGCTCTACCTGGGTTACGTGGGGTTCACCGTCCCGTTTGCATTCGCGCTGGGCGCGCTCATCATGCGCTATCCCGGCGAGAAGTGGATCCACATCACGCGACGCTGGACGATGGTGACCTGGTGCTTCCTCACCATTGGCATCTTTCTGGGCGGGCACTGGGCCTACTCCGTGCTGGGCTGGGGCGGCTACTGGGGTTGGGACCCGGTCGAGAACGCTTCCCTCATGCCCTGGCTCACCGGTACTGCGTTCCTGCACTCGGTGATGATGCAGGAGAAACGCGGCATGCTGAAGGTGTGGAACATGTGGCTCATCTTTTCCACCTTCCTGCTCTCCATCCTGGGCACTTTCCTCACCCGCAGCGGCGTGGTCAGCTCGGTGCACGCCTTCGCGCAGTCTTCCATCGGGACCTGGTTCGTCGTCTTCCTGGCGCTGACCTTCTCCGTGTGCCTGTTCTTTTTCCTGCGCAACCGCGACCACCTCAAGAGCGAGAACCGCCTGGAATCTCTGCTCTCGCGTGAGTCCAGCTTCCTGTTCAACAACCTGGTGCTGCTGGTGGCTTGCTTCGCTGTGCTCTGGGGGACGTTGTTCCCCATCCTCTCGGAGTGGGTGCAGGGCACCAAGATCACGGTGGGACCGCCGTTCTTCAACCGCGTCAACATTCCCATCGGCTTGTTCCTTCTGCTGCTGACGGGCGTCGGGCCGCTACTGGCCTGGCGGCGCACTTCGTGGGAGAGCCTGAAGCGCAGCTTCGGCATCCCCGCCCTGTTCGGCGCGCTGACCGCGATCGCGCTGATTCTCAGCGGCATGCGGCCCTGGCAGGACGCGTCGGTCGCCTACTCGATCATGGCGATTGCGCTGGCTGTGCTGGTCACCCTGACGATCGCCACCGAATTCGTGCGCGGCGGGCGCGTCATTTCCAGCCACACCGGCCAGAACCTGATGGCGGCGATGGTCCAGCTCACGCGGCGCAATACCCGCCGCTACGGCGGCTACATCGTGCACTTTGGCATGGTGGTCCTGTTCGTAGGCCTGGCGGGCGCGGCCTTTAACCGCGACGTGGAGCAGGAAATGGGCTTCGGCGACTCCATGACCATCGGTCCCTACACCCTGGTGAGCCGCGCGTACACGCAGGATGACAACGCCAACGCCTTCCGCGACCTGGCCATCCTCGACGTCTACAAGAATGGCAGCTTCATCGCCACCATGTATCCGGAGCGCCGCTTCTACAAGGCCAGCGACCAGACCGCAACCATCGTGGCCAACCGCTCCACCCTTAAGGAAGACCTGTACCTGGTCTACGCCGGCAAGAACGAGGAAACCGACCGGCCCATCATCAAGGCCCACCTCAACCCATTGGTGATGTGGGTGTGGATCGGTGTGGGAATCGTCGTCCTGGGGACGCTGATCGCCATGCTGCCCAACCTGCAGCCGGCCGCGGCCGTCGCAAGAACCCGTGCAGCCGAGCCGCGTGCGGAGACGGCCAAGGAATCGGAAGCCGTGGAGGTCGGCGACTGA
- a CDS encoding carboxypeptidase-like regulatory domain-containing protein, with product MRLRQIALLTLVLLPLSALAQTLTGTVRNSTTGKAQPGAEVVLLRMDQGMEEEARTKSDAQGRFSFTVADANLPRMVRVNHQDVNYFRQAPPGTESVEVEIFDAAAKVEGVRGIVNVLRYQADASGLQVTEVYGIKNESSPPRTWMDKRTLQVYLPAGAQIDNALAAGPGGLPVNSAPVPMDDKGHYGFVFPIRPGETRFQLSYTLPYSGQLDIKPRLTLPVEHLVVMHPASMQFTPAPGSAGFQQNMEDQGALIHVATTVAPGGEPAYRIAGTGTMPEIGSTAGGSAAAAAASGGSAQGRGPGGGLGPPSEAPDPLRQYRWWILGGFALLLAFGAFQIMRRPRPAPAAAGGATVSVARPVVAGVSPAAPSTADRSSLLLNALKEELFSLELDRQQGRISPEEYEKAKAALDLTLARAVSRTKKAG from the coding sequence ATGAGACTTCGCCAAATTGCCCTTCTCACCCTAGTGTTGCTCCCTCTCTCCGCCCTTGCCCAGACACTGACCGGCACCGTCCGCAACTCGACTACGGGCAAGGCCCAGCCCGGCGCCGAGGTCGTGCTCCTGCGCATGGACCAGGGCATGGAGGAAGAAGCGCGGACCAAGTCTGACGCCCAGGGCCGCTTCTCCTTCACGGTGGCCGACGCCAACCTGCCGCGCATGGTGCGTGTGAACCACCAGGACGTGAACTACTTCCGCCAGGCGCCGCCGGGCACGGAGTCGGTCGAGGTTGAGATTTTTGACGCGGCCGCCAAGGTTGAGGGTGTCCGCGGCATCGTGAACGTCCTGCGGTACCAGGCGGACGCTTCCGGCCTGCAGGTGACTGAGGTCTACGGCATCAAGAATGAGTCCAGTCCCCCGCGCACCTGGATGGACAAGCGTACCCTGCAGGTCTACTTGCCCGCCGGCGCACAGATCGACAACGCTCTGGCCGCCGGCCCGGGCGGCCTGCCGGTGAACTCCGCGCCCGTGCCCATGGACGACAAGGGGCACTACGGTTTCGTCTTCCCCATCCGCCCGGGCGAGACCCGCTTCCAGCTCTCTTACACGCTGCCTTACAGCGGGCAACTCGACATCAAGCCGCGGCTCACGCTGCCGGTCGAGCACCTGGTGGTCATGCACCCGGCCTCCATGCAGTTCACGCCCGCCCCCGGGTCCGCCGGCTTCCAACAGAATATGGAAGACCAGGGCGCTCTCATCCACGTGGCCACCACGGTCGCACCCGGTGGCGAACCGGCGTATCGCATTGCCGGCACCGGCACGATGCCGGAGATTGGTTCCACCGCGGGAGGCTCGGCGGCGGCAGCCGCTGCCAGCGGAGGCTCCGCTCAGGGCCGCGGTCCGGGTGGCGGCCTCGGCCCGCCTTCGGAAGCTCCCGACCCGCTGCGCCAGTACCGCTGGTGGATCCTGGGCGGCTTCGCGTTGCTGCTCGCCTTCGGCGCTTTCCAGATCATGCGGCGCCCGCGTCCCGCGCCCGCTGCCGCCGGCGGCGCTACTGTTTCCGTCGCTCGGCCGGTGGTTGCGGGTGTCTCGCCCGCCGCGCCATCGACGGCCGACCGTTCTTCCCTGCTGCTCAACGCTCTCAAAGAAGAACTGTTCTCGCTGGAACTGGACCGCCAGCAGGGACGCATCTCTCCCGAAGAGTATGAAAAAGCCAAGGCGGCCCTCGACCTCACTCTGGCCCGCGCCGTAAGCCGTACCAAGAAGGCCGGTTAG
- a CDS encoding cytochrome c-type biogenesis protein CcmH, with the protein MGFRLPTRASRYTRRAFHALAVALVSILFLGAGDTAARYQQLGNSLMCTCGCRQILLQCNHVGCSASDRMTKELQAALTRGDSDDLVRQAFVQKYGETVLAAPEAKGFNLIAWIMPGVTFLVGTLLVVWVVQRWRLHGAVAGAEIASPALNPYRERARRETEL; encoded by the coding sequence ATGGGTTTCCGGTTGCCAACGCGGGCGTCACGGTACACGCGCCGCGCTTTTCACGCTCTCGCCGTCGCCCTGGTCTCGATCCTATTCCTCGGCGCCGGCGACACTGCCGCGCGCTACCAGCAACTGGGCAATTCGCTGATGTGCACCTGCGGCTGCCGCCAGATCCTGCTGCAGTGCAACCACGTGGGCTGCTCGGCCTCCGACCGCATGACCAAGGAGTTGCAGGCCGCGCTCACCCGCGGTGACTCGGACGATCTGGTCCGCCAGGCCTTCGTGCAGAAATATGGCGAGACCGTACTGGCGGCGCCGGAAGCCAAGGGCTTCAACCTGATCGCCTGGATCATGCCGGGGGTTACCTTCCTGGTCGGCACCCTGCTGGTGGTTTGGGTGGTGCAGCGCTGGCGCCTGCACGGCGCTGTGGCCGGGGCGGAGATTGCATCCCCCGCGCTCAATCCTTATCGCGAACGTGCCCGCAGGGAGACGGAGCTATGA
- a CDS encoding DUF2934 domain-containing protein yields MATIKRKSIGSAGRAAKPPKSAQSDPNHAPSVLDGLEEEIRERAYELYVERGYEDGHDTEDWLRAEAEVLARRDLRTA; encoded by the coding sequence ATGGCCACGATCAAGCGCAAGAGCATCGGTTCCGCCGGCCGCGCGGCCAAGCCGCCCAAGTCGGCCCAGTCCGATCCCAACCACGCCCCCTCTGTGCTCGACGGGCTGGAGGAGGAGATTCGCGAGCGCGCCTACGAGCTCTATGTCGAGCGCGGCTACGAGGATGGGCACGACACTGAAGATTGGCTGCGCGCCGAAGCCGAGGTTCTGGCCCGCCGCGACCTCCGTACCGCCTGA